Proteins encoded by one window of Nocardioides euryhalodurans:
- a CDS encoding IclR family transcriptional regulator, whose product MSQVPAATRTLRVLSFLASQPDPAPLDRIMRACDLPRSTAYHLLRTMVDEGFVVHLVEESRYGLGPAAHEVGGGWVRQAPLARIARRPLADLSDESGHNAHLAVLHGRDVLYVIEERAAGQPSLVSDVGVRLPAHLTASGRAILAALSAAQVRALYPDRDAFTLRHGTGPASPSALRAVLAETRQRGYATEDGDVTPGFASVAAAVLDHTGHPVAGVAITVDVRTASPETYVEAVRRAAAGLTRRLGGTAGE is encoded by the coding sequence ATGAGCCAGGTGCCGGCGGCCACGCGCACCCTGCGGGTCCTCTCCTTCCTCGCCTCGCAGCCCGACCCGGCCCCGCTGGACCGGATCATGCGGGCGTGCGACCTGCCGCGGAGCACGGCGTACCACCTGCTGCGCACGATGGTCGACGAGGGTTTCGTGGTGCACCTGGTCGAGGAGTCCCGCTACGGCCTCGGCCCGGCCGCCCACGAGGTCGGGGGCGGTTGGGTCCGCCAGGCGCCCCTGGCCCGGATCGCCCGGCGTCCCCTCGCCGACCTCTCCGACGAGTCCGGGCACAACGCCCACCTGGCCGTGCTCCACGGTCGCGACGTGCTGTACGTGATCGAAGAGCGCGCCGCCGGCCAGCCCAGCCTGGTCTCCGACGTCGGCGTCCGACTGCCGGCGCACCTGACCGCCAGCGGCCGCGCCATCCTCGCCGCCCTGAGCGCCGCGCAGGTGCGAGCCCTCTATCCCGACCGGGACGCCTTCACGCTGCGCCACGGCACCGGGCCGGCCTCGCCCAGTGCGCTCCGGGCGGTGCTGGCCGAGACCCGGCAGCGCGGCTACGCGACCGAGGACGGCGACGTCACCCCCGGCTTCGCCAGCGTGGCCGCCGCGGTGCTGGACCACACCGGCCATCCCGTCGCCGGGGTCGCGATCACCGTCGACGTCCGGACGGCCTCGCCCGAGACCTACGTCGAGGCCGTACGCCGTGCGGCCGCCGGGCTGACCCGACGGCTCGGCGGCACCGCCGGCGAGTGA
- a CDS encoding vanadium-dependent haloperoxidase, whose product MSVRRHLLAATACLALVVPLGPATAGGHPPGHDDAAAAATAVAWQRIALRTIYTEGLSSPPVGILYLAFTSIAVDDAADRVQKRGGSAEAAVAAAAHGVLREYFAATSAANLDADLASTLAAVPDGPAEAKGVRIGEKAAARMVESREDDGRNDLSVIYSQPDEVGYWQPPPGAPTTGGGMAGAWIGFVDPLVHIRRVKLDGPDPLDSHAYAVDYQEVLETGSSTPTPDLADEAATARFFAFNPPVMYRTAVCDLLTAEPMGLSDTTELFATIDTAVATAAIETNRLKFEIGFWRPFQAINDLRDDGNPATTPQPGWAPLVPNPFYSDYTSGHASATAPFAEVMRKAFGDDVTLTLKSPLLADPAQRERTYSSLSDIEHDALHARIWGGLHFRDAMDDGYLLGHKTARRVMRAMR is encoded by the coding sequence ATGTCCGTCCGCCGTCACCTGCTCGCCGCCACCGCCTGCCTGGCGCTCGTGGTCCCGCTGGGACCCGCCACCGCCGGCGGCCACCCGCCGGGACACGACGACGCGGCAGCCGCGGCGACCGCCGTCGCGTGGCAGCGGATCGCCCTGCGCACGATCTACACCGAGGGCCTCTCGTCGCCCCCGGTGGGCATCCTCTACCTGGCCTTCACCTCGATCGCCGTGGACGACGCCGCGGATCGCGTGCAGAAGCGTGGCGGGTCCGCCGAGGCAGCCGTGGCCGCGGCCGCGCACGGCGTGCTGAGGGAGTACTTCGCCGCGACGTCCGCCGCCAACCTCGACGCCGACCTCGCGAGCACGCTCGCGGCCGTCCCCGACGGACCCGCGGAGGCCAAGGGCGTCCGCATCGGCGAGAAGGCCGCCGCCCGCATGGTCGAGAGTCGCGAGGACGACGGACGCAACGACCTGAGCGTCATCTACTCGCAGCCCGACGAGGTGGGCTACTGGCAGCCGCCGCCGGGCGCACCGACCACGGGGGGCGGCATGGCCGGCGCATGGATCGGCTTCGTCGACCCGCTCGTGCACATCCGTCGGGTCAAGCTCGACGGTCCCGACCCGCTCGACAGCCACGCCTACGCCGTCGACTACCAGGAGGTGCTGGAGACGGGCTCGTCCACCCCGACCCCCGACCTGGCCGACGAGGCGGCCACGGCTCGCTTCTTCGCCTTCAACCCGCCGGTGATGTACCGCACCGCGGTGTGCGACCTGCTGACGGCCGAACCGATGGGGCTCAGCGACACCACGGAGCTCTTCGCCACCATCGACACCGCCGTGGCGACGGCGGCCATCGAGACCAACCGGCTCAAGTTCGAGATCGGCTTCTGGCGCCCGTTCCAGGCGATCAACGACCTCCGCGACGACGGCAACCCCGCCACGACGCCGCAGCCGGGCTGGGCGCCGCTGGTCCCGAATCCCTTCTACTCCGACTACACCAGCGGACACGCGTCCGCGACGGCACCGTTCGCCGAGGTGATGCGGAAGGCCTTCGGTGACGACGTCACGCTGACCCTGAAGAGTCCCCTCCTGGCCGACCCCGCGCAGCGAGAGCGGACGTACTCGTCCCTGTCGGACATCGAGCACGACGCGCTGCACGCCCGGATCTGGGGCGGGCTGCACTTCCGCGATGCCATGGACGACGGCTACCTGCTCGGCCACAAGACCGCGCGGCGGGTGATGCGTGCCATGCGCTGA
- a CDS encoding DUF4097 family beta strand repeat-containing protein, producing MTEHHFQTPEPVRLAVENGSGHVHVTAADTTESHVSISGRHAEEVEVVQDGRTIRVTPPHRRTGFFSGDDGLDMTITVPAGSEVAVKTGSADVELHGPVGTTQVKTGSGDVDVEHAAGDLQVKCGSGDVRLGQTDGSIAVSTGSGDVEVSRNLGPAVVKTGSGDVRFREATTEVSVMTGSGDLMIDTARHGRFHAKGASGSVHVGIPAGVPVWTDISTVSGRIHSDVEGAGEPVEGAEHIELRASTVSGDVVLTQR from the coding sequence ATGACCGAGCACCACTTCCAGACCCCCGAGCCGGTCCGGCTCGCGGTCGAGAACGGCTCCGGCCACGTGCACGTCACCGCGGCCGACACCACCGAGTCCCACGTCTCCATCTCCGGCCGTCACGCCGAGGAGGTCGAGGTCGTCCAGGACGGCCGCACGATCCGGGTGACGCCGCCCCACCGGAGGACCGGCTTCTTCAGCGGCGACGACGGGCTCGACATGACGATCACGGTCCCGGCCGGCAGCGAGGTCGCCGTGAAGACCGGCAGCGCGGACGTCGAGCTGCACGGACCGGTCGGCACCACCCAGGTCAAGACCGGCTCGGGAGACGTCGACGTCGAGCACGCCGCCGGGGACCTGCAGGTCAAGTGCGGCTCGGGCGACGTACGCCTGGGACAGACCGACGGCTCGATCGCGGTCTCGACGGGTTCGGGCGACGTCGAGGTCAGCCGCAACCTCGGTCCGGCGGTCGTCAAGACCGGCTCGGGGGACGTCCGCTTCCGCGAGGCCACCACCGAGGTGTCGGTGATGACCGGCAGCGGCGACCTGATGATCGACACCGCCCGGCACGGACGGTTCCACGCCAAGGGAGCCTCCGGCTCCGTCCACGTCGGGATCCCCGCCGGGGTCCCCGTCTGGACCGACATCTCCACCGTGTCGGGCCGCATCCACTCCGACGTCGAGGGCGCCGGCGAGCCGGTCGAGGGGGCCGAGCACATCGAGCTCCGCGCCAGCACCGTCAGCGGCGACGTCGTCCTCACCCAGCGCTGA
- a CDS encoding sodium:solute symporter family protein has translation MMAETLIDARLVDYAILATYFAFVLGIGILARRHVSDSVDFFLSGRSLPAWVTGLAFISANLGAVEIMGMSASGAEFGLPTVHYFWVGAIPAMLFLGVVMMPFYYGSKVRSVPEFMLRRFGPAAHLVNSLSFALAQLLIAGVNLYLLGTIVQALLGWSLWVALVVAAVIVLSYITLGGLSAAIYNEVLQFFVIVAGLLPLTLLGLHNVGGWDGLTARITEAADAGAGPPAEQQLNSWPGQALSGFDSPILSVIGIVFGLGFVLSFGYWTTNFVEVQRAMATDSISAARRTPIIGSFPKMFVPFITILPGMIAAVLVTEIADLKAGETPQGVATGAEVTYNDALLYLMRDLLPNGLLGLAITGLLAAFMAGMAANISAFNTVFSYDLWQAYVVKDREDGYYLRIGRLATVGATVVAIGTATFAASFSNIMSYLQTLFGFFNAPLFATFILGMFWKRMTATAGWMGLVAGTLSAVLVALLSEDAFGSLSLGVIPISGQGAAFLAASTAFVVDVLLSIVISLVTSPKPEGSLVGLVYSETPKEMRTDPDEASAPWYRRTLPLAGVALAMVTVLNILF, from the coding sequence GTGATGGCGGAGACCCTCATCGACGCCCGTCTGGTCGACTACGCGATCCTCGCGACCTACTTCGCCTTCGTGCTCGGGATCGGGATCCTGGCCCGGCGCCACGTGTCCGACTCGGTCGACTTCTTCCTGTCCGGCCGCTCGCTGCCGGCCTGGGTGACGGGCCTGGCCTTCATCTCGGCCAACCTCGGCGCGGTCGAGATCATGGGCATGTCGGCCTCGGGTGCGGAGTTCGGGCTCCCGACGGTCCACTACTTCTGGGTCGGCGCGATCCCGGCCATGCTGTTCCTCGGCGTCGTGATGATGCCGTTCTACTACGGCTCCAAGGTGCGCTCGGTCCCGGAGTTCATGCTCCGCCGCTTCGGTCCCGCCGCCCACCTGGTCAACTCGCTCTCCTTCGCCCTGGCCCAGCTGCTCATCGCCGGCGTCAACCTCTACCTGCTCGGGACGATCGTGCAGGCGCTGCTCGGCTGGTCGCTCTGGGTCGCGCTGGTCGTGGCCGCGGTCATCGTGCTCTCCTACATCACCCTCGGCGGACTGTCGGCCGCGATCTACAACGAGGTGCTGCAGTTCTTCGTGATCGTCGCGGGCCTGCTCCCGCTCACCCTGCTCGGGCTCCACAACGTCGGCGGCTGGGACGGACTGACCGCGCGGATCACCGAGGCCGCCGACGCCGGGGCGGGCCCGCCGGCCGAGCAGCAGCTGAACTCCTGGCCCGGGCAGGCGCTGTCCGGCTTCGACTCGCCGATCCTGTCGGTGATCGGCATCGTCTTCGGGCTCGGCTTCGTGCTGTCCTTCGGCTACTGGACGACCAACTTCGTCGAGGTCCAGCGCGCCATGGCCACCGACTCGATCTCGGCCGCGCGGCGTACGCCCATCATCGGGTCGTTCCCCAAGATGTTCGTCCCCTTCATCACGATCCTCCCCGGCATGATCGCCGCGGTGCTCGTCACCGAGATCGCCGACCTGAAGGCAGGAGAGACACCACAAGGGGTGGCCACCGGCGCGGAGGTCACCTACAACGACGCGCTGCTCTACCTGATGCGCGACCTGCTGCCCAACGGCCTGCTGGGGCTGGCGATCACCGGCCTGCTGGCCGCGTTCATGGCAGGCATGGCGGCCAACATCTCGGCCTTCAACACCGTCTTCAGCTACGACCTGTGGCAGGCGTACGTCGTCAAGGACCGTGAGGACGGCTACTACCTGCGCATCGGGCGGCTCGCCACGGTCGGCGCGACCGTGGTCGCGATCGGCACCGCCACCTTCGCGGCGAGCTTCTCCAACATCATGTCCTACCTGCAGACGCTGTTCGGCTTCTTCAACGCCCCGCTCTTCGCCACCTTCATCCTCGGCATGTTCTGGAAGCGGATGACCGCGACCGCCGGCTGGATGGGCCTGGTGGCGGGCACCCTGTCGGCGGTGCTGGTGGCACTGCTGAGCGAGGACGCCTTCGGGTCGCTCAGCCTCGGGGTGATCCCGATCAGCGGGCAGGGGGCCGCGTTCCTCGCCGCCTCGACCGCCTTCGTGGTCGACGTGCTGCTCAGCATCGTGATCTCCCTGGTGACCAGTCCCAAGCCGGAGGGCTCGCTGGTCGGGCTGGTCTACTCCGAGACGCCCAAGGAGATGCGCACCGACCCCGACGAGGCGTCGGCGCCGTGGTACCGCCGTACCCTGCCGCTCGCGGGGGTCGCCCTGGCCATGGTCACCGTCCTGAACATCCTGTTCTGA
- a CDS encoding toxin-antitoxin system HicB family antitoxin codes for MDITPYVESLRQDLVAAAEAGGDDIKQAAERLVLALAPATRLALMEAISQAAAEITAELPDGGVDVRLDGRELDFVVHSAAQAPSAPAPPAPPAPPEETDEGGLARVTLRIPESVKARAEEKAARAGDSLNTWLVKVVRAATRDSAVDVDIDLSSIPFPDGFDVFRKGRGSRRMTGWI; via the coding sequence ATGGACATCACCCCGTACGTCGAGAGCCTCCGCCAGGACCTCGTCGCCGCCGCCGAGGCCGGGGGCGACGACATCAAGCAGGCCGCCGAGCGCCTCGTCCTCGCCCTGGCCCCGGCGACCCGGCTCGCCCTGATGGAGGCGATCTCCCAGGCCGCCGCCGAGATCACCGCCGAGCTGCCCGACGGCGGCGTCGACGTACGCCTCGACGGCCGAGAGCTCGACTTCGTCGTCCACTCGGCGGCCCAGGCCCCGTCGGCGCCTGCGCCGCCGGCCCCGCCCGCTCCCCCGGAGGAGACCGACGAGGGCGGGCTCGCCCGGGTCACCCTCCGGATCCCCGAGTCGGTCAAGGCCCGGGCCGAGGAGAAGGCCGCCCGCGCCGGCGACAGCCTCAACACCTGGCTGGTCAAGGTGGTGCGTGCCGCCACCCGCGACTCGGCCGTCGACGTCGACATCGACCTGTCGAGCATCCCGTTCCCCGACGGCTTCGACGTCTTCCGCAAGGGGAGGGGCAGCCGCCGCATGACCGGCTGGATCTGA
- a CDS encoding siderophore-interacting protein, whose amino-acid sequence MTTDRLPMILDEVEVVRVEQLSPSFVRVELGAAVLADFGVDGPLYDQRIKLVFPNDAGRLASFSGADESWFSTWLDIPEAERGHMRTYTVREVRGTGVDTRLVVDFVLHLEDGASGPGGRWAAGARVGDRLVLIAPRKGEAFGGIEFAPGTARHLLLAGDETAVPAISAILECLPEGSRGTAFLEVPVGADVLEVEAPVGVEVVWLPRDGAVLGERLHAAVVAHLGAAPVAVGLVDDDVDPNVWETPTYSSSGEEDAPAVTPGRHDDLHAWIAGESKVVTRLRRHLVTELGIGRRQVAFMGYWRQGVAMRS is encoded by the coding sequence ATGACCACCGACCGTCTCCCGATGATCCTCGACGAGGTCGAGGTCGTCCGCGTCGAGCAGCTCTCGCCGAGCTTCGTCCGGGTCGAGCTCGGCGCCGCCGTGCTCGCCGACTTCGGCGTCGACGGGCCCCTGTACGACCAGCGCATCAAGCTCGTCTTCCCCAACGACGCCGGTCGACTGGCGTCCTTCTCCGGTGCCGACGAGTCGTGGTTCAGCACCTGGCTCGACATCCCCGAGGCGGAGCGCGGCCACATGCGGACCTACACGGTCCGGGAGGTGCGCGGGACCGGCGTCGACACGCGGCTCGTCGTCGACTTCGTGCTGCACCTCGAGGACGGCGCCTCGGGCCCGGGTGGTCGCTGGGCGGCGGGTGCCCGGGTGGGCGACCGGCTGGTGCTGATCGCGCCGCGGAAGGGTGAGGCCTTCGGGGGGATCGAGTTCGCGCCCGGGACCGCACGCCACCTGCTGCTGGCCGGCGACGAGACCGCCGTACCCGCGATCTCGGCGATCCTCGAGTGCCTGCCCGAGGGCTCGCGCGGGACGGCGTTCCTCGAGGTCCCGGTCGGGGCCGACGTGCTGGAGGTCGAGGCGCCGGTCGGCGTCGAGGTGGTCTGGCTGCCGCGCGACGGTGCCGTGCTGGGGGAGCGGCTGCACGCTGCGGTCGTGGCCCACCTCGGGGCGGCGCCGGTGGCGGTGGGGCTGGTCGACGACGACGTCGACCCGAACGTCTGGGAGACGCCGACGTACTCCTCCTCCGGTGAGGAGGACGCCCCGGCGGTGACGCCCGGCCGGCACGACGACCTCCATGCCTGGATCGCCGGCGAGTCGAAGGTGGTCACCAGGCTGCGTCGCCACCTGGTTACCGAGCTCGGGATCGGCCGCCGCCAGGTCGCCTTCATGGGCTACTGGCGCCAGGGCGTCGCGATGCGCTCCTGA
- a CDS encoding (Fe-S)-binding protein, with amino-acid sequence MNWVLIVGLLLNLVLLPIAARRVVWLYRLITSGQPDPGRVEGVTGRVGQVVKTQLVEVFAQQKLLKWTVPGAAHLFVFWAFLILATVYLEAYGVLLVSEDFAIPLIGHWEVLGFAQDLIAVLALVSLGVFAQIRLRNAPERLGRRSRFSGSHLGGAWMVLFMIFNVIWTMFLFRGAASALGNLPYDGGAFVSVALGNALDGLSEDALHVLEGIGLLLHIGVMLVFLVIVLNSKHLHIFVAPLNVMFKRQPVALGAARPLTSGGKAVTLDDLEDMDEDTKLGIGSIEDFSWKGMLDFATCTECGRCQDQCPAWNTEKPLSPKMLIMNMRDHAFHIGSYLQADQAKRDSMLEADPELAAEVERALVGATEGEAWHPTGGAVIDPDVLWSCVTCGACVQQCPVDIEHVDHIIDMRRHQVLVENNFPAELNQLFKGLESKGNPWNLSPNMRMDWAQGLDFEVPVVGEDLESLESVDWLFWVGCAGAYEDRAKKTTRAVAELLDIAGISFGVLGKGETCTGDSARRAGNEFVFQGLAQQNVETFKEFKVKKVVSTCAHCFNTLKNEYKEFGIELEVVHHTQLLNRLVREGRLTPVATGEGAAKRSITYHDPCYIGRHNQVYEPPRELLQVLPGAEFVEMERNSERSFCCGAGGARMWMEETIGERINTNRSSEAVGTGADQIAVGCPFCRVMLSDGVTALQDQGEAREEVEVLDVAQMLLASVKGEPATRQKKAAASASAAGGTATATLTRDEETAAEPEAGDATQTEGTITETSDAGPAAKASGGSSLFDLGGDDEPGTTSAEKSVPEEAAAAKPETSGGSLFDLGGDEPAAEPEPEKPAAAADDLGASGSLFDLGGDQPEAEPDKPSAAADDLGASGSLFDLGGDQPEAEAEPEKAAPVVEETTAETEPEKPRADLGSGGSLFDIAAPEPEPAPAAEASPQPGPAAAEAEAPEAEAPEVDAPETDASEPATAPASSEIPEGRSLFDIPAPEQAEKSDAPEVEVRGASATNLETPDADESASDGAALSEAATAAATDDAPTAGEEPQAPAEPDAESDSEPEPATDETTDESSEETTEDEESPEEPKPSSSGPSHQPRTDADINESGSLFDL; translated from the coding sequence GTGAACTGGGTCCTGATCGTCGGCCTGCTGCTGAACCTGGTCCTGCTGCCGATCGCAGCCCGACGGGTGGTGTGGCTCTACCGCCTGATCACCAGCGGCCAGCCCGACCCCGGCCGTGTCGAGGGCGTGACCGGTCGCGTCGGCCAGGTGGTGAAGACCCAGCTGGTCGAGGTCTTCGCCCAGCAGAAGCTGCTGAAGTGGACCGTCCCCGGTGCCGCGCACCTGTTCGTCTTCTGGGCGTTCCTGATCCTCGCGACGGTCTACCTCGAGGCCTACGGCGTGCTGCTGGTCTCGGAGGACTTCGCGATCCCGCTGATCGGCCACTGGGAGGTGCTGGGCTTCGCCCAGGACCTGATCGCCGTCCTGGCCCTGGTCAGCCTCGGCGTCTTCGCCCAGATCCGGCTGCGCAACGCCCCCGAGAGGCTGGGCCGCCGGTCCCGGTTCTCGGGCTCGCACCTCGGCGGGGCCTGGATGGTCCTGTTCATGATCTTCAACGTCATCTGGACGATGTTCCTGTTCCGGGGCGCCGCCTCGGCACTGGGCAACCTGCCGTACGACGGCGGCGCGTTCGTGTCGGTGGCGCTCGGCAACGCCCTCGACGGACTGTCCGAGGACGCCCTCCACGTGCTGGAGGGGATCGGCCTGCTGCTCCACATCGGCGTGATGCTGGTCTTCCTCGTGATCGTGCTCAACTCCAAGCACCTCCACATCTTCGTGGCGCCCCTGAACGTGATGTTCAAGCGCCAGCCGGTCGCGCTCGGCGCCGCCCGCCCGCTCACCTCCGGCGGCAAGGCGGTCACCCTCGACGACCTCGAGGACATGGACGAGGACACCAAGCTGGGCATCGGCTCCATCGAGGACTTCTCGTGGAAGGGCATGCTCGACTTCGCGACCTGCACCGAGTGCGGGCGCTGCCAGGACCAGTGCCCGGCGTGGAACACCGAGAAGCCGCTCTCGCCCAAGATGCTGATCATGAACATGCGGGACCACGCGTTCCACATCGGTTCCTACCTGCAGGCCGACCAGGCCAAGCGCGACTCCATGCTCGAGGCCGACCCCGAGCTCGCGGCCGAGGTCGAGCGGGCCCTGGTCGGCGCGACCGAGGGCGAGGCGTGGCACCCCACCGGCGGCGCGGTCATCGACCCCGACGTGCTGTGGTCCTGCGTCACCTGCGGCGCCTGCGTCCAGCAGTGCCCGGTCGACATCGAGCACGTCGACCACATCATCGACATGCGGCGCCACCAGGTGCTCGTGGAGAACAACTTCCCCGCCGAGCTCAACCAGCTCTTCAAGGGTCTGGAGTCCAAGGGCAACCCCTGGAACCTCTCCCCCAACATGCGCATGGACTGGGCGCAGGGCCTCGACTTCGAGGTGCCCGTCGTCGGCGAGGACCTCGAGTCGCTGGAGTCGGTCGACTGGCTGTTCTGGGTCGGCTGCGCCGGGGCGTACGAGGACCGCGCCAAGAAGACGACCCGGGCCGTGGCCGAGCTGCTCGACATCGCCGGCATCTCCTTCGGCGTGCTCGGCAAGGGCGAGACGTGCACCGGCGACTCGGCCCGCCGAGCCGGCAACGAGTTCGTCTTCCAGGGCCTGGCCCAGCAGAACGTCGAGACCTTCAAGGAGTTCAAGGTCAAGAAGGTCGTCTCGACCTGCGCCCACTGCTTCAACACCCTCAAGAACGAGTACAAGGAGTTCGGCATCGAGCTGGAGGTGGTCCACCACACCCAGCTGCTGAACCGGCTCGTCCGCGAGGGCAGGCTGACCCCGGTGGCGACCGGCGAGGGCGCCGCCAAGCGGTCGATCACCTACCACGACCCGTGCTACATCGGACGCCACAACCAGGTCTACGAGCCCCCGCGCGAGCTGCTGCAGGTGCTCCCCGGTGCGGAGTTCGTCGAGATGGAGCGCAACTCCGAGCGGTCCTTCTGCTGCGGTGCCGGTGGCGCCCGGATGTGGATGGAGGAGACGATCGGCGAGCGGATCAACACCAACCGCTCCAGCGAGGCCGTCGGCACCGGTGCCGACCAGATCGCGGTCGGCTGCCCGTTCTGCCGGGTGATGCTCTCCGACGGAGTCACCGCCCTGCAGGACCAGGGCGAGGCCCGCGAGGAGGTCGAGGTCCTCGACGTGGCGCAGATGCTGCTCGCGTCGGTGAAGGGCGAGCCCGCCACGCGCCAGAAGAAGGCGGCCGCCTCGGCGTCCGCGGCCGGTGGCACGGCGACCGCGACCCTGACCCGCGACGAGGAGACTGCCGCCGAGCCCGAGGCCGGCGACGCCACTCAGACCGAGGGGACCATCACCGAGACCTCCGACGCCGGCCCGGCCGCCAAGGCGAGCGGTGGATCGTCCCTCTTCGACCTCGGTGGCGACGACGAGCCGGGGACGACGTCCGCGGAGAAGTCGGTGCCCGAGGAGGCCGCGGCCGCCAAGCCCGAGACGTCCGGAGGTTCGCTCTTCGACCTCGGCGGCGACGAGCCGGCAGCCGAGCCGGAGCCGGAGAAGCCGGCCGCTGCTGCCGACGACCTCGGAGCGAGCGGCTCCCTCTTCGACCTCGGCGGTGACCAGCCCGAGGCCGAGCCGGACAAGCCTTCCGCTGCTGCCGACGACCTCGGAGCGAGCGGCTCCCTCTTCGACCTCGGCGGCGACCAGCCCGAGGCCGAGGCTGAGCCGGAGAAGGCGGCACCCGTGGTCGAGGAGACGACCGCCGAGACGGAGCCCGAGAAGCCCCGGGCCGACCTCGGATCGGGTGGCTCGCTCTTCGACATCGCCGCCCCGGAGCCGGAGCCGGCGCCCGCCGCGGAGGCGTCGCCCCAGCCCGGGCCTGCCGCCGCGGAGGCCGAGGCGCCGGAGGCCGAGGCGCCGGAGGTCGACGCTCCGGAGACCGACGCCTCCGAGCCCGCCACGGCCCCCGCGTCCTCCGAGATCCCGGAGGGTAGGTCGCTGTTCGACATCCCGGCACCCGAGCAGGCCGAGAAGTCCGACGCCCCGGAGGTCGAGGTGCGAGGAGCGTCAGCGACGAACCTCGAGACCCCTGACGCCGACGAGTCGGCGTCCGACGGCGCCGCGCTGAGCGAGGCCGCCACCGCGGCGGCGACCGACGACGCGCCGACGGCTGGCGAGGAGCCGCAGGCTCCGGCCGAACCCGATGCGGAGTCGGACTCGGAGCCCGAGCCGGCGACGGACGAGACGACCGACGAGTCGAGCGAGGAGACCACCGAGGACGAGGAGTCCCCGGAGGAGCCGAAGCCGTCGAGCAGCGGCCCGTCGCACCAGCCTCGTACGGACGCCGACATCAACGAGTCGGGATCGCTCTTCGACCTCTGA
- a CDS encoding helix-turn-helix transcriptional regulator, which produces MPTVRLSEPRQVALTALLALEPAPDSARADRHPDRRTLEALGRLIPCDVIGLGVVDADTGTLLYSVSLPSWRAWVHDEGLDEECPEGVLHELDDPRFRPQLVRTGMSDGLLLCFRDGRDRVVQVWLDRERRPFTEADLALLRMTEPILRRLLRERPTLRLHADLTTQERRVLRLVATGMSNADVAARMSVAPCTVRKHLEHAYRKLGVTNRMAAVQAFEGRPAYAVTRGQTFA; this is translated from the coding sequence ATGCCCACCGTGCGGCTCAGCGAGCCGAGGCAGGTCGCGTTGACGGCCCTGCTCGCCCTCGAGCCCGCTCCCGACTCCGCTCGCGCCGACCGGCACCCCGACCGACGTACGCTCGAGGCGCTCGGGCGCCTGATCCCCTGCGACGTGATCGGCCTCGGCGTCGTGGACGCGGACACCGGCACCCTGCTCTACTCGGTCTCGCTGCCCTCGTGGCGCGCCTGGGTCCACGACGAGGGCCTCGACGAGGAGTGCCCCGAGGGCGTCCTCCACGAGCTCGACGACCCGCGGTTCCGACCCCAGCTCGTGCGGACCGGCATGAGCGACGGCCTGCTGCTGTGCTTCCGCGACGGGCGCGACCGGGTGGTGCAGGTGTGGCTGGACCGGGAACGCCGCCCGTTCACCGAGGCCGACCTCGCCCTGCTGCGGATGACCGAACCGATCCTGCGCCGGCTGCTCCGCGAGCGGCCCACCCTGCGGCTCCACGCCGACCTCACGACCCAGGAGCGGCGGGTGCTGCGGCTCGTCGCCACCGGGATGTCCAACGCCGACGTGGCCGCCCGGATGTCGGTGGCGCCGTGCACGGTCCGCAAGCACCTCGAGCACGCCTACCGCAAGCTCGGCGTGACCAACCGGATGGCGGCCGTGCAGGCCTTCGAGGGGCGGCCGGCGTACGCCGTCACCCGTGGCCAGACCTTCGCCTGA